The sequence below is a genomic window from Betaproteobacteria bacterium.
ATTCGGTGACGTTACGCGTCTCGATTTTCATGACGCCCGAACCCCTCACTGTCTTGCCGCCCCAGAGCACGTTCCAATCCCAGGCGTGTGCGGTGGGGACCATCGCAACCAGGCCGGCACATGCCAGGGTCCCGCCGAGACGCTTCAGTTTCTCGAGATTACTCATGGTCAGACTCCGGTATAGAAGGATATTGACCCTTTGACGCGACGACCCAGGCGTTTGGATTTATGAGTTTGCAAGGTCACGCTTGATTTGCAGCGCGATCTCCAGCGCCCGCTCCAGATTCGCGTCGCAGACTGTGACGTGTCCCATCTTCCGGCCTGGCCGTGCGGTGCGCTTGCCATAAAGATGCAGATGCGCGCCGGGATGCTTCAGAACGTGCTGCCAGTCCGGTGCGATTTCGTGATGGTCGCCCCGCCAGCAGTCGCCCAGCAAATTCAGCATCACGGCCGGTGTGTGCTGGGACGTATCACCAAGTGGCAGATCGCACAGAACGCGCACCTGCTGTTCAAACTGCGAGGTACGGCAAGCGTCGATAGTGAAATGTCCGCTGTTGTGGGGGCGTGGGGCGATTTCATTGATCAGCAGGCCACTTTGCTCGTTGCCGGCAATGACAAAAAACTCTACTGCCATCACACCAACGTATTCAAGCTTGTCAGCAAGGCGCGCAGCGATGTCAAACGCGGCTGCACCCAGAGCGTCAGCGACCCTTGCAGGCGCAATTGTGATGTCGAGAATACCGCGGACGTGCTGATTTTCCGCGACCGGGAAAAGGGCGACTTTGCCGTTCGCCGCTCTTGCAAGAATGACCGACAGCTCTTGCTCAAGGGGCAGAAATTCTTCGAGTATGCACAGTGCGCCGTTCCAGGCAAAAAACGTTGCATCAAGATCGGCACGGGAGCTGATTCTGGCCTGCCCTTTGCCGTCATAACCAAAACGCGCCGTCTTGAGCACAGCCGGCAATTTCACGTGTTTCAGCGCGGCATCGAAATCCCCCGCGGAACGAATCACCGCGAACGGGCCGACCGGAAAGCCATTTGACTGAAAGAAACGCTTTTCGACACTCCTGTCCTGAGCGATGGCCACCGCGTTGCCGCTGGGACGAACGGTCGTGTGAAGCGCAAGTTCAATTAACGCCGCGGCAGGTGCATTCTCGAATTCAGTCGTGACGGCTGCGCAGGTTTTCGCCATTTCTTCCAGCGAAATCGGATGCGTGTAAGCGGTGTTGAGATGTCCGGTGGCAAACTCAGCCGCTGGCGACAGCGGGTCGGGATCGAGTACCGTGACGCGGTAATCCAGATTACGTGCGGCCATGGTAAACATGCGACCGAGCTGGCCACCACCCACCAGTCCGAGTGTTTCACCCGGGAGGATCACAGGATGTCGGGCAACTGCATCGCAGCCACCATTTCTTTGAGGCTGTCCCGGTAGTCCGCGAGTTTGTTGACAAGAGTAGGATCGCCATTGGCCAGCAGGCTTACGGCAAAAAGGGCAGCATTCGCGGCGCCGGCCTCGCCGATGGCAAAAGTTGCAACCGGCACGCCCTTGGGCATTTGCACAATCGAATATAGCGAGTCCTGCCCGGCAAGGTGCTTTGAAGGCACCGGCACACCCAGCACCGGCAGGGTGGTCTTACTGGCGATCATGCCGGGAAGGTGCGCGGCACCGCCGGCACCGGCAATGATGCACTTGAGCCCGCGCTCGCGCGCCGATTCCGCATATTCGAACATGGCATCGGGCGTACGGTGGGCGGACACCACTTTGTGCTCGAAAAGAACACCGAAGTCTTTCAACACCTTTGCCGCGTGCTGCATGACTTCCCAGTCAGATTGGGACCCCATTACGACACCAACGATCGCTTCATTCAATTCGGTCATGATCAATCCACCAAGTGCCGGGCTTCATCAAGTTCTTTTCGATACGAGTCAAATATACCTTTCAGTGCCTCCTGCATGCCAATTTGCGGCGCCCAATTCAGATCCTTCATTGTATTTTCGATTTTTGGAACGCGATTCTGCACGTCCTGGTAGCCCTTGCCGTAATACTCAGCCGAGGTGGTTTCCACCAGTTTCACCTTCGCGGCAGCGTCCCTGTATTCCGGATACGTTGCAGCCAAATCCAGCATCATGGTCGCCAATTCACGCACGGAGAAATTGTTTTTCGGATTGCCAACGTTGTAAATCTGCCCGGTCGCGACATTGTTTTCATTGCCGATGATTTTCATCAGCGCCGCAATGCCATCATCCACATAGGTGAAGGCACGCTTCTGCTGGCCGCCATCGACCAGCTTTATCGCCTCGCCACGGACGATATGGCCAAAGAATTGTGTAATTACGCGGCTGGAGCCTTCTTTCGCGGTATGGATGCTGTCCAGTCCCGCGCCAATCCAGTTGAACGGCCGGAACAACGTGAAATCAAGTTCGTCGCGTGATCCATAGGCGAAAATGACCCGATCCATCAACTGCTTGGAGCAGGAGTAAATCCAGCGCTGCATCTCAATCGGACCGAGCACGAGGTTGGAGCAATGTGGATCGAATTCCTCATCCGCGCACATACCGTAGACCTCGGAGGTCGACGGAAAAATGATGCGCTTGCGATATTTGACGCAGGAGCGAACGAACGGCAAATTCGCCTCAAAATCCAGCTCAAAGACCCGCAGTGGATCCTTGACATAAGTTGCCGGTGTGGCGATCGCCACCAGCGGCAGCACAACATCGCATTTCTTGATGTGATATTCGATCCATTCCTTGTTGATGGTGATATCGCCTTCAAAGAAATGAAAACGAGGATTATCCAGGAACGGCTGCACCCGCTCGCTGTTCATGTCCATGCCATAGACGTCCCAGTCGGTGGTCGCAAGGATGCGCTTGGAAAGGTGGTGGCCGATAAAGCCATTGACACCGAGGATGAGGATTTTTTTCATGGAGTTTTATACACTTTGAATGGCTGATTGTTTAATGGCGGATTCGCGGGCTTCGACACGCCGACCGATCATGCCGAATACGATCATGAGCATAAAGGCGGTATTGCCGATTGCGCCCCAGCCTGGCAACGCCCATGTAATCACAATGGCAGTCAGGGCGACAGCAATCAACCCGGAGGTACGTATCCGCGCTCCCTTGAACACACCGATCGGCATC
It includes:
- a CDS encoding 5-(carboxyamino)imidazole ribonucleotide synthase, yielding MILPGETLGLVGGGQLGRMFTMAARNLDYRVTVLDPDPLSPAAEFATGHLNTAYTHPISLEEMAKTCAAVTTEFENAPAAALIELALHTTVRPSGNAVAIAQDRSVEKRFFQSNGFPVGPFAVIRSAGDFDAALKHVKLPAVLKTARFGYDGKGQARISSRADLDATFFAWNGALCILEEFLPLEQELSVILARAANGKVALFPVAENQHVRGILDITIAPARVADALGAAAFDIAARLADKLEYVGVMAVEFFVIAGNEQSGLLINEIAPRPHNSGHFTIDACRTSQFEQQVRVLCDLPLGDTSQHTPAVMLNLLGDCWRGDHHEIAPDWQHVLKHPGAHLHLYGKRTARPGRKMGHVTVCDANLERALEIALQIKRDLANS
- the purE gene encoding 5-(carboxyamino)imidazole ribonucleotide mutase, with amino-acid sequence MTELNEAIVGVVMGSQSDWEVMQHAAKVLKDFGVLFEHKVVSAHRTPDAMFEYAESARERGLKCIIAGAGGAAHLPGMIASKTTLPVLGVPVPSKHLAGQDSLYSIVQMPKGVPVATFAIGEAGAANAALFAVSLLANGDPTLVNKLADYRDSLKEMVAAMQLPDIL
- a CDS encoding bifunctional UDP-4-keto-pentose/UDP-xylose synthase encodes the protein MKKILILGVNGFIGHHLSKRILATTDWDVYGMDMNSERVQPFLDNPRFHFFEGDITINKEWIEYHIKKCDVVLPLVAIATPATYVKDPLRVFELDFEANLPFVRSCVKYRKRIIFPSTSEVYGMCADEEFDPHCSNLVLGPIEMQRWIYSCSKQLMDRVIFAYGSRDELDFTLFRPFNWIGAGLDSIHTAKEGSSRVITQFFGHIVRGEAIKLVDGGQQKRAFTYVDDGIAALMKIIGNENNVATGQIYNVGNPKNNFSVRELATMMLDLAATYPEYRDAAAKVKLVETTSAEYYGKGYQDVQNRVPKIENTMKDLNWAPQIGMQEALKGIFDSYRKELDEARHLVD